A genomic region of Mycobacterium senriense contains the following coding sequences:
- a CDS encoding cation:proton antiporter, with amino-acid sequence MNETSRYALLVLLSSAVGLVAVLANRLTERVKIPVPLLVLVGAAVAVHTVPVVQPPPERVVERVITIALVLVLFDGGMHIGPSRFRAAAAPILSLGVVGTALTAAGAALVLHYGCGIGWFPAVLVATAVAPTDPAVVFSVLGKREIRGRSSTILEGESGANDPVGISLMSGLIAAGGLSAAGFASVGTQFALQMAIGLAVGVTGGRALLVFMRRVALPSEGLYPLRTLASVLMLYGIATLAHGSGFLAVFVAGIVIGDARAPYKPEIKRFHAALAGLAEIVAFAILGLTVDLGVLGHPDVWVCGLVIAVALTVLIRPLAVGFCLVPVRLQRNERAFVLFAGLKGAVPILLGELLRAAHVPDAERLYGVVVVVVIFSVLVQGSLVPGVANLLHLPMRTVETRPWEIGVRLADEPAGVHRFSVAKGSAIQGCTVEGLGDRVGDIWVSIVVRTTGLVPVRGDTELRAGDEVVVLADPELRDTLADLFGPPRAR; translated from the coding sequence GTGAACGAAACTTCTCGCTACGCGCTGCTCGTGTTGCTCTCCAGCGCGGTCGGTTTGGTTGCGGTGTTGGCGAATCGGCTGACCGAGCGGGTCAAGATCCCCGTTCCACTACTGGTGCTGGTCGGAGCTGCGGTCGCGGTGCACACCGTGCCCGTGGTGCAGCCTCCGCCCGAGCGGGTTGTGGAACGCGTCATCACCATCGCTCTGGTGCTGGTGTTGTTCGACGGCGGCATGCACATCGGGCCTTCGCGCTTCCGCGCCGCAGCCGCTCCGATCCTGTCGCTAGGCGTAGTGGGCACCGCCCTCACCGCAGCGGGGGCGGCATTGGTGCTGCACTACGGATGCGGAATCGGCTGGTTTCCCGCGGTGCTCGTGGCCACGGCCGTGGCTCCGACCGATCCGGCCGTGGTCTTCTCTGTCCTGGGCAAGCGCGAGATCAGGGGGCGCAGTAGCACCATTTTGGAGGGCGAGTCCGGCGCCAACGATCCGGTCGGCATCTCGCTGATGTCCGGCCTGATCGCCGCGGGTGGCCTCAGCGCGGCCGGGTTCGCCAGCGTGGGAACCCAATTCGCTCTGCAAATGGCGATCGGCCTGGCCGTCGGGGTGACCGGCGGGCGTGCCCTGCTCGTCTTCATGCGCCGCGTGGCGTTACCGAGCGAAGGCCTCTACCCGCTGCGTACCCTGGCGTCAGTCCTGATGTTGTACGGCATCGCCACGCTGGCGCACGGCTCGGGATTTCTGGCGGTTTTCGTCGCCGGCATCGTGATCGGCGACGCCCGCGCGCCCTACAAGCCGGAGATCAAGCGATTCCACGCCGCCCTAGCCGGTCTGGCCGAAATCGTCGCTTTTGCCATTCTGGGTTTGACCGTCGATCTCGGTGTCCTTGGCCATCCCGATGTATGGGTTTGCGGGCTCGTCATCGCTGTGGCCCTGACAGTGTTGATTCGGCCGCTGGCGGTGGGCTTTTGTCTAGTTCCCGTGCGATTGCAGCGAAACGAACGCGCCTTCGTTCTTTTCGCCGGGCTCAAAGGCGCGGTGCCGATCCTGCTGGGCGAGTTGCTGCGCGCCGCGCACGTCCCCGATGCCGAACGCCTGTACGGCGTCGTGGTCGTCGTCGTGATCTTCTCGGTTCTCGTGCAGGGCAGTTTGGTGCCCGGCGTCGCGAATCTGTTGCACCTGCCCATGCGCACGGTGGAGACCCGGCCGTGGGAGATAGGCGTCCGGCTCGCGGACGAACCGGCGGGGGTGCATCGTTTCAGCGTTGCCAAAGGGTCTGCTATCCAAGGGTGCACGGTCGAGGGGCTCGGTGACCGCGTTGGTGATATCTGGGTGAGCATCGTTGTCCGGACGACCGGCCTGGTGCCGGTGCGGGGCGACACCGAACTCCGGGCCGGCGACGAGGTCGTCGTTTTGGCGGATCCCGAACTCCGTGACACGCTGGCCGACCTCTTCGGCCCGCCGCGGGCGCGGTGA